The following proteins are encoded in a genomic region of Phycisphaera sp.:
- a CDS encoding DUF6065 family protein has translation MPEAVTIDGPCPLTAYIVSDDKGWAIEPAGPTREWMDKTPGKGAYRCLPLAMANQSGWIIPCPATVSMKWNGKDRPDALTIKVHDGPKGIEEFIVSHFGSGIVTFRLPWLFRTPPKIGLMVRGATNYPKDFAVPLDGLVETDWSPSTFTMNWKIMKRGTDVWFRKGEPICMITPYPLALLEWSEPAAVPIIKDDKTHKAYLSWAASRQKAITRHQGGQDTWQKDYMKGQTAGGVVAPDHHRTRLKLKNFDKS, from the coding sequence ATGCCCGAAGCAGTGACCATCGACGGACCGTGCCCCCTGACGGCCTACATCGTGAGCGACGACAAGGGGTGGGCGATCGAGCCCGCCGGCCCGACGCGTGAGTGGATGGACAAGACGCCCGGCAAGGGCGCCTACCGCTGCCTGCCGCTGGCGATGGCCAACCAGAGCGGCTGGATCATCCCGTGCCCGGCCACGGTGTCGATGAAATGGAACGGCAAGGACAGGCCCGACGCGCTCACCATCAAGGTCCACGACGGGCCCAAGGGCATCGAAGAATTCATCGTGAGCCACTTCGGCAGCGGCATCGTCACGTTTCGGTTGCCTTGGCTCTTCCGCACGCCGCCGAAGATCGGGCTGATGGTGCGCGGTGCGACGAACTACCCGAAGGACTTCGCCGTGCCGCTCGATGGCCTGGTGGAAACGGACTGGTCTCCCAGCACGTTCACGATGAACTGGAAGATCATGAAGCGCGGCACCGACGTGTGGTTCCGCAAGGGCGAGCCGATCTGCATGATCACGCCCTACCCGCTGGCGTTGCTCGAGTGGAGCGAGCCCGCGGCGGTGCCGATCATCAAGGACGACAAGACCCACAAGGCCTACCTGAGTTGGGCGGCGTCGCGGCAGAAGGCCATCACGCGGCACCAGGGCGGGCAGGACACCTGGCAGAAGGACTACATGAAGGGCCAGACGGCCGGGGGCGTGGTGGCCCCCGACCATCACCGGACGCGGCTCAAGCTCAAGAATTTCGACAAGAGCTGA